The following are encoded in a window of Astyanax mexicanus isolate ESR-SI-001 chromosome 6, AstMex3_surface, whole genome shotgun sequence genomic DNA:
- the LOC103032920 gene encoding circadian-associated transcriptional repressor, translating to MQTSSQPPLDTPSSRDSFLFSDDDSEVFLSEESEGRSSQSVYSLDGGLESPGSQWARDGFGEGSEVSGGHGRPVFVSDSSFSFSSSSSSSSSSGLGWSGTENNSGTEKEKGRGTQGTQGDVLFAQKCLELQGFIRPLLDLLNGLKKGRFDKGLSSFQQSVAMDRIQRIVGVLQKPHIGEKYLPTLLQIEMMLKVWFPQVILHPSEPTTPKKHSEQSTSIVNTPPHKHKDQLHIPVKKRRLSWSDTDSTSATPPVVCKQVKGQFKASEQEKEERGESSGSKPHRDQSEKRQKTEGETSGHKAIHWSEPSLTWVHIAPILSPPKSCPSHEAGRGSKHGGRGYVLLTIPPPTSRCSPATQDSSISSTTPYPEPVGCQNQQNGTEKTDPVRGREQSPPITTQPSSRAELRPLET from the exons ATGCAGACCTCCTCCCAACCCCCCCTGGACACGCCCAGCTCACGGGACAGCTTCCTGTTCAGCGACGATGACTCTGAGGTCTTCCTGTCGGAGGAGAGTGAGGGACGCTCCAGTCAGAGTGTATACAGCCTGGACGGTGGCCTGGAGAGCCCCGGCTCCCAGTGGGCTAGGGACGGCTTTGGAGAGGGCTCAGAGGTCAGCGGGGGTCACGGAAGGCCAGTCTTTGTATCTGACTCATCGTtctccttctcctcttcttcttcatcctcttcctcctcgggCCTGGGCTGGAGTGGTACAGAGAATAACAGCGGGACTGAGAAGGAAAAAGGCAGAGGAACGCAGGGAACACAGGGAGATGTGCTGTTCGCTCAAAAA TGTTTGGAGCTTCAGGGCTTTATTAGGCCCCTCCTGGATCTTTTGAATGGACTGAAAAAAGGAAGATTTGATAAAG GTCTGAGCAGTTTCCAGCAGAGCGTTGCCATGGACCGAATCCAGAGAATTGTGGGAGTGTTGCAAAAGCCTCACATTGG GGAGAAGTATTTGCCGACTTTGTTACAAATAGAGATGATGCTAAAGGTCTGGTTTCCTCAAGTCATTCTTCACCCTTCAGAACCAACGACCCCTAAAAAGCATTCAGAACAGAGCACCTCCATTGTCAACACACCTCCACACAAGCACAAAGACCAACTGCACATTCCAGTTAAG aagcGAAGACTGAGCTGGTCAGACACAGACTCCACTTCCGCTACTCCTCCTGTTGTGTGTAAGCAAGTCAAAGGTCAATTTAAGGCAAGTGAGCAGGAGAAGGAGGAACGAGGTGAGAGTTCTGGGAGCAAACCACATAgagaccaatcagagaagagacagaagacagagggagaaacatCAGGACACAAAGCCATCCACTGGTCTGAGCCTAGCCTGACCTGGGTGCACATTGCGCCCATCTTATCGCCCCCCAAGTCCTGCCCTTCTCACGAAGCAGGGCGGGGGAGTAAACATGGGGGGCGTGGTTATGTCCTGCTCACAATCCCCCCTCCCACCAGCAGGTGCAGTCCCGCGACACAGGACAGCTCCATCTCGTCCACGACACCCTACCCTGAGCCTGTCGGGTGCCAAAACCAGCAAAACGGCACGGAGAAGACAGATCCGGTAAGGGGGCGGGAGCAGTCTCCTCCAATCACGACACAGCCTTCAAGTCGGGCAGAGCTCCGGCCGCTGGAAACTTGA